From the genome of Pseudobacteroides sp.:
ATAAAGAAGGTTATCATTGTTCCGAATCTGACAAATGAAGAGGATTCATGCAGTATTAAAATAATTGACGAGATTGGCAAAAAAGTATTTCAGTATAGCCTATCCTTCAAGGGAAATACAGGTAAAAAATGGTATCAAGGTATGATAGGAGAATTAAACAGAAAGAATTCCCCATATTCCAAATATAGCATGGTTAATGAAGGTATAAGCAGTGCTTCAAATAATATAATTGGCATTCCAAGGGATATGCTTCTTTTAGTTCCTCAATCAAGTAAGTTTAGCACATTTAAAAACTACAGTTGTAAGTCTCCTGATGAGTTCATAATTCCGGAGTTGGATAGACAGAATAAAAATGAAGATATTATTTCCCAGAGGAAAAAAGAACTGGCTCAAAAGGTTCTAAAAAGTGAAGCAGATAGCTTCTTATCTTCTGTTGACGTAAACAGTGCTACATTTAGGAATGTAGGCAACACATACAAGGTTCATGACAGTGGACTTTTAGAATATCATTATCTTCAGACCGAGGGTAATGTAAACAAAGGCGGGCTGGATGAGGCCTTTGAAAAAGTTACCGAATTCATAGGATCCAAACTCGATCTTGTCATAAAACCGGAGACTATAGATAGTCAGCATTCGGAACCAGAACTGGAAATATACTTCTCTGGGCTTGTGGAAGAGAGAGACAGGTACAGATTCACATTTGATTATCGTTTGGATGGCACTCCTGTATATTTTTATTCTCAAAATAAAGAAAACAATAAACATACCAGTGCCATAATAATTGAAGCCACAGACAAGAGGGTTTTGGACTGTGAGTGGATAATAAAGGAGTTTATTCATAGGGGTGATAAGGAATACAATTTGCTGTTTGCGGATTTGAAAGACAGCTTATCACAGGTAAGGCCCGACATTGAGTCCATTAAAGACGTTCATCCTTGTTACGAGGTGCAATTAGACGCCAATATACAGGAATTGAAGCCATTGTGGCTGATGATAACGGAAAAAAAAGAGCGATTTATACAAAAGATGGTACCAAAATAAAGGAGGCCTTATGGATTGGTCGAAAGCAAAAAATATTTTGCTTGTAGTTTTTATAGTGTTAAACAGCATATTGCTTTATAATAATTATATGGCTTTTTCCGGAGGAGGAATTATTCTTTCGGATGAATTGAGCTCTAATACCCTTACTGTTTTAGCAAGCAGAGGAATCGGTGTAAATTGTGAAATACCTTCGGCAGCTAAAGGGGCTACACTTATCTTTGGTCAATATCTGGAAGACAGGCACAAAATAGCAGATGCTCTTTTAGGTTCAAAAGCTAGAGATGAGATAGAGGAAGGCAAAATAATTGGAGAGGGTACAAAAGAGATTATATTCCACGATAACAGTTTTGAATTTAAGGATGATAGGCCGATGGCTGTGGAGAGTATTACTGATCTTGAAAAAGCAAGGATGATGCTGGAAGGTGCTTTAGAAAAAACGGGCATTCCTTATGAGGATTTTAAAATAGAGAGTAAGTTTGCAAAAGATAGCATATATAGGTTTGAATATAAGCAGGTGTATGAAGATTACATATTGTTTGATAATTACATAAAAGCTGAAATTGGTGCAAGTGGTATAAAAAAGCTTGATTTTAAATACAGGAATGTGAGAGGTATAAAAAAGAACACAACACAAAAAACAGTTGACGCATATCAGATACTTCTTAAAATGACAGATATAAAAAATGTGGATATTAATAATATAGACATAGGCTATGGTGATTTTTCCGATAATGACATCCCATTATTCGATGTTTTGGCATGGCGTGTCAGGTTTAGTGATGGAAGTGAATCTTTTTACAATGCATTTAACGGACAAAAGCTCAGTCTACCCTAGCATTCAAATGGCGTTGTAAAATTGTGGAATTTAAGTGGTTAGATATAACTGCACAAATTATTATATTTTGTTTTGTAAATTATTTTTATAAGTGCTATAATTGAAACGAGTTGTTAAGCAGTAAAATGATAAGTTTTGTTTATTTCCGGGTAATTTTAATTTCGTTTATTGAAAGTTGAGGGATGGTTTTGGATAAGTTTGTTATTCGAAGTCAAAGGGCATTAAATGGTGAGGTTAACATAAGCGGTGCAAAAAACGCAGCAGTAGCTATTATTCCTGCCGCATTATTGGTGGATGGCCCTTGTAAAATAGAAAACATACCTGATATTAGTGATGTCAGGGTTTTAATTGATATTATATCAAAGCTTGGTGCTGAGGTGAGATTTGATGATGAGAACTCTATCAGCGTCAATACACAGTACTTAAGCTGCTACTCGGCACCATACGACATGGTAAAAAGTATAAGAGCGTCTTATTACCTTATAGGTGCTTTATTAGGAAGATTTAAAAAGGCAGAGGTTGCTTTGCCGGGAGGTTGTGACTTTGGATTCAGGCCTATAGACCAGCACATAAAAGGCTTTGAAGCATTAGGTGCCAGAGTGGTTATAGAGCATGGTATTGTTAAAGTTCAGGCAGATAAGCTTGTAGGGGCACAGATATATCTTGACGTAGTAAGTCTAGGTGCTACAATCAACCTTATGCTTGCGGCAGTAAAGGCCGAGGGCACTACCATAATTGAAAACGCTGCAAAAGAGCCTTACGTGGTAGATGTTGCAAATTTCTTAAATGCCATGGGGGCAAATGTTAAAGGTGCAGGGACAGATGTGATTAAGATAAAGGGTGTGGAGGTTTTAAGCGGAGGGCTGACTCACTCAATCATACCCGATATGATTGAAGCGGGAACGTTTATGGTGGCAGGGGCAGCCACGAGAGGTGATGTTGTTGTTAAAAACATAATACCAAAACACGTTGAGTCTCTTACAGCCAAATTGATAGAAATGAATGTAAAAGTAATTGAAGGTGAGGATTGGATAAGAGTTCAAGGAACTGATACTATCAGTAAGGCCAATATAAAAACATTGCCGTATCCAGGTTTTCCAACGGATCTTCATCCTTTAGCCACAATACTCTTGTGTCTGGCAGATGGTATCAGCACTGTAACGGAAGGGGTTTGGGACTCTCGTTTTCAGTATGTAGATGAACTTAAAAGAATGGGTGCCAAGATAAAGGTTGAAGGAAGGATGGCACTTGTGGAAGGGTCAGATTTTTTGACAGGGGCTCCTGTTAAGGCAACTGATTTAAGAGGCGGAGCGGCTATGGTCATAGCTGCACTAACTGCACAAGGTGTTACTGAAGTACATAACATAAGACTTATTGACAGGGGATATGAGAAGTTTGACATCAAGCTCAGGAGCTTGGGAGCTGACATAATGAGGGTGAGCGAATCTGAATAATAAGTTGAATTGATCAATTACGATATGAGAGGTTTACAAATGATTAAATTCTGCAGCTTATTTAGCGGCAGTAGTGGCAACTGCTTATTTGTCGGTACTGATAGGACCAAAATATTAATAGACGCAGGTGTTAGTGGAAAAAGAATAATTGAAGCACTTTGTTCCATTGGGGAAAACCCTTCGGATATAAGTGCTGTTTTAATTTCCCATGAACACTCTGACCATATAAGAAGTGCAGGAATCATCTCAAGAAAGCTTGATGTACCTATCTATGCCAATTTTAACACATGGGGTTCAATGGAACGAAGCATAGGCCCGGTAAAGGTTGAGAATAAAAGGTTCTTTAATACTGGTGAAGAGCTTGTGATAGGGGACATTTGTGTAAATACATTCAGCATTCCTCATGATGCTTCTGATCCTGTAGGTTTTAATTTTGTTGTAAACAACAGGAAAATAACAACGGCTACAGATATAGGTCATATAAATAAAAAACTTTTGGAACATTTTGATTCAAGTGATCTTATACTCCTTGAGTCAAATCACGATGTTGAAATGCTAAAAGTTGGGCCATACCCATGGAGCCTAAAGAAACGCATATTGGGAGATAATGGTCACTTGTCAAATGAAATGGCTGGGAAGGTAATTGCCTATATGGCCAAAAAAGGAACTAAAAAGTTCCTTCTCGGGCACCTGAGCAGGGAAAACAACTTCCCGGAACTGGCATACCAGACAGTGTACAATGTTTTATATGAAAACCAAATATGTCCCGGTGAAGATGTAGAGTTAAGCGTAGCATTAAGAGATCGGGTGGGGAAGGTTATAGAATTGTGATCTTACTCATCCTAAAGTAAAAAGGAGAGTTTTTGTGAAGTTAAGTATAATTGCAGTGGGTAGGATTAAGGAGAAATACCTGAAGGAAGGTATTGCAGAGTACAGCAAAAGGCTTTCAAGGTTTTGTGACCTTGAAATAATAGAGGTGGAGGATGAACAGGCACCCGATAATATAAGCACTGCCCAAGAGATTCAGATTAAGAAAAGAGAAGCTGACAAAATTAAAAAGAGAATAAAGGAAGGCTCCTTTGTCGTAGTCCTGGACTTAAAAGGAGACAAGCCGGATTCAATAGGTTTTGCCAAAAGGGTGGAAGCTTTTTTTATTTCAGGGGTATCGTCGATAGTGTTTGTAATAGGGGGCTCATTAGGTTTGGATGATGATCTTGCAAAGACTGCAAACTATAAGCTGTGCCTTTCGGAGCTTACATTTCCACATCAATTGGCAAGGCTTATACTATTGGAGCAATTGTTCAGGTGTTTTAAGATTATGAAGGGTGAGACGTATCACAAATAAGGGTTACATGTGAATATTTTACATAGCAATATTAAGGCAAATATGTATTATATTACATTTTAAGAGATGTATATTTATTTGATAAAGCATACTAAATCACAAGTCTTATTGTAGCAGGCAATGTGTAAGGTTAACTTGACACGCAAATCAAATAATGATATATTATTCGTGTAAGGTTAACATTACAGGAGTGATAATTTATGAAAAATCGATTAAAGGAATTACGTGAATCCCTTGGATTAACCCAAGAACAATTAGGTGAACTTGTAGGGGTATCAAGGCAAGCAATTAACGCAATTGAAACAGAAAAGTTTGAGCCATCCATATGGTTAGCTTATGACATTGGTAAAATATTCCATAGTCCCATAGAGGATGTTTTCCTTTTTGAAGAAAGTGAAAGGAAATCAAGGGCTCAGCAAAGTAGAGGTGTAATTTAAATGGCAATAAGGCAAATTAGACTCTTTGATGATGAAATATTAAGAAAAAAGAGCAAAGAAGTTGAGACAGTGGATGATAAAATAAGACAAATACTAAATGATATGGCTGATACTATGTACAATACAGAAAATGGTGGAGGATTAGCGGCTCCTCAAATAGGTATATTAAAACGATTGGTCGTAATAGATATGGGACAGATGCTCATAAAGCTAGTTAATCCAAAGATAATTAGTCAGGAAGGAAGTCAGGAAGTCATAGAGGGATGCTTAAGTATTCCAAATACATTTGGAAAGTTAATAAGACCTGCAAAGGTAACGGTACAAGCGTTAAGTGAAAATGGTGAGGAAATTATATTAACAGGAACAGGAGATTTAGCAAAATGTTTTTGTCACGAAATAGACCATTTAGAAGGTATTCTTTTTACTGATTTAGTTAGTGAATACATAAAGTAATACAAATCTCTATTATTGGGCTAATAAATAATAAACTATTTGGTTTAGTTGTCTAGTGATACGGTGAGACCTATCATAAGTGAAAATATCATATAGGGCTTGCATTATTTGTAAAATTGTATTACAGTTACAAATGAGTATTCTGGGATGATAATTTCATTTATATAATAGGAGGATAAATATGTCAGGGAAAATCAGAGTAGGAATTGTAGGTTATGGAAATTTGGGGAGGGGAGTAGAAGAGTCAATCAATCAAAACCTAGACATGGAGCTGGTTGCGGTATTTACTAGAAGATCTCCGGAGAGTGTTGTTGTTAAAAGCAAGGGATGTAAAGTACTAAACATATCGGAAGCGGAAACATATAAAGACAAAATTGATGTAATGATCCTGTGCGGTGGTTCAGCTACTGATTTACCAGAGCAAGGGCCTGATTTTGCAAAGATGTTCAACACTGTAGATAGTTTCGACACACATGCAAAGATTCCAGAGTATTTCGATGCTGTGGATGCTGCTGCAAAGAAGAGCGAGAAAACCAGTACCATTTCGGTAGGTTGGGATCCAGGTTTGTTTTCAATGAACCGTATGCTTGCCGGGGCAGTACTGCCCGTTGGAAATGATTACACGTTTTGGGGCAGAGGTGTAAGCCAGGGGCACTCCGATGCAATACGCAGGATAAAAGGCGTAAAAGGAGGAGTGCAGTATACTATTCCGATGGAAGAAGCAATCAAAAAGGTTAGAAGCGGAGTTAATCCTAAATTGACAACCAAAGAAAAGCATTTAAGGGATTGCTATGTTGTTGCAGAAGAAGGGGCTGATAAGTCAAAAATAGAGCAGGAAATTAAAAACATGCCCAACTACTTTGCAGACTACGAGACAAGAGTTACCTTTATAACAGAGGAAGAATTAAAAAGCCAACATGCTGCAATGCCGCACGGAGGATTTGTTATCAGAAGCGGAAATACTGGAGAAGGTAATAAAACAAACCACATTATAGAATTCTCATTAAAGCTTGACAGCAATCCTGAGTTTACTGCCAGTGTATTAGTTGCTTATGCTAGAGCAACCTATAGACTAAGTAAAGAAGGCCAGTATGGTGCAAAAACTGTATTTGATATTCCTCTAGCTTATCTTTCACCAAAATCATCTGCGGAGCTTATAAAGGAATTGCTTTAAGCCTCATAAGCAGCATATAAATAGATAATTTTAGATAAATAGTATATAAAAAATCTTACTGTGGATATAAAAGTAAAAGCTGCTGGGTTATTTACCGGCAGTTTTTACTTTTATATGTCTACAACAATGAAAGAGAAAAAGGTATCCTATTAAGTAATCAATCGGATACAAGTATTATTGAGCAATCTATGCAAGTCTTCCTGTTGGATTAAGGATCTTGATTGATTTTATGTTGTGCAAATGCTAAAATATTATATAGTTAATCAAAACAATTATTAAAGGTGGTGTACAAATTGTTTGGAAGGATAGCATCAGAAGCATTGGGATTAAGTGATATAGGAAAAATAATAGATCCAAAGGATTTTGATAAGGTAGAAGCGGATGATTATGTTTTTCATGAAGATGACGAGAAAATATTCTTCTTGATTAAATCAAAGGCAGATGAGTATTGCTTTACAAATAGAGCATTGATTCATGTTGATGGTAAAAGTGCAATAAGTAAAAAAAGAATGCTGAGAAGGTATGAATATTTTTTATATCCCATTAGAAATGTATTTCTGGAAACTGCTGGAACAGTAGACTTGGATGTGGAAATCAAGTTCACTATGGGAGATGTACCGTTTTCAATTGATGTAGATAAAAAGCAGGTTGAAAAATTGAAGGATTTATATAAAGCATTATTTAAAATTTCTATCATTACATATGAAAATAAAATAGGATTGGATTACGCAAATCAAAGCATACAATATGCTGTATCATCGTTTAGCGGACTCAGAGCAGAATCGAAGGATGTTGTACAAAACTTTAAAGACATTACAGATTATTCATTTGAGTGGTTGGTTACAAATAGAAATAAATATGTTGTAGAAGACTTTAGTGATGTATTTTTAAAGTATATCAATAATTAATATATGGAATTGATTAGTGTAGGAACAAAAAATAATATCGGTTATAAAATACCTGTATACCTCAATGATAAGGAAGAGTTCAACCCTTATATGGGCTGCAGTTCAAGGTTTTGCATTACATTCATGGAATCGGGAAACGGCGTTTTAAGTGTTAATAGTAACCAACTACATCTAGCATCGCCATGTATTATTTGCTTAAATGAAGCTGAGACTGTGCATTTAGAGCACAATAATAGCATTAAGGCCAGGTCCATTTACTTCCATCCTTCCTTTGTGAATGGTGTTTTTAATTTTGAAAATGTACGTAATTACGGCTACTTGGATGGTGCGGTACATATGGACATGGACTGGTTTCTTCCGTTCATTAAGCGGGACTTGAAGTATAATGGGTTAATCCACATAGGGCCGGGTACAGCATCAAATATTTCTATATTATTTGGGGAAATTTATCGGCAAATATATGAGCAGAATGACTTCTTTTGGCCTTGCAGGAGCCGGTCATATTTTTTTGAGCTTTTATTTCAGATATACAGGCTGTATTTGGAACGAGGCATGTTTAAGGATACTCCTGCACAATCAGATGATCCTTTTATTAATCAGATAATAACTTACATAACCTTAAATTACAAAGATAAAATCACTTTGGAAACTATAAGTGATATTTTTCATACAAACAGAACAACAGTAGGTGAGAATTTTTTTAAAGCTACAGGAATGACAATTAAAAAATATATCATCAATGTCAGAGTATGTATGGCAAGTGTTATGTTAAGGGACTCGATGCTGCCAATTGAGGAGATTGCAGAACGTACCGGATTTTCCGACACTACGCATTTTGGCAGAGTGGTTAAAAAGCATATCGGTTTTACACCCAGTGAATATAGGGATAAATATTGCAGCATGAAGTAGCCCGTACAGATTTGATGTAACGTTTAGCAAATAAAAGGGTGGGATTTTAATTCCCACCCAATCAAACCAAGTATAATCAAACCAAGTATAATCAAACCAATAATGTTTATTGATTGGTATGGGGTTTACCCAATACCTTCAGGGCTTCGCACAATTTTATACCGAAAGCCTCCGAAGCATCAGGGTTTCTTCCTGTTATTATGTTGCCTGATCTGACTGTTTCAGAATCAACGTAGTTGGCACCGTTATTTGTAAGCTCATCATAGATACCTGACCAGGGGAAGC
Proteins encoded in this window:
- the rlmH gene encoding 23S rRNA (pseudouridine(1915)-N(3))-methyltransferase RlmH produces the protein MKLSIIAVGRIKEKYLKEGIAEYSKRLSRFCDLEIIEVEDEQAPDNISTAQEIQIKKREADKIKKRIKEGSFVVVLDLKGDKPDSIGFAKRVEAFFISGVSSIVFVIGGSLGLDDDLAKTANYKLCLSELTFPHQLARLILLEQLFRCFKIMKGETYHK
- the def gene encoding peptide deformylase, whose protein sequence is MAIRQIRLFDDEILRKKSKEVETVDDKIRQILNDMADTMYNTENGGGLAAPQIGILKRLVVIDMGQMLIKLVNPKIISQEGSQEVIEGCLSIPNTFGKLIRPAKVTVQALSENGEEIILTGTGDLAKCFCHEIDHLEGILFTDLVSEYIK
- a CDS encoding AraC family transcriptional regulator, translated to MELISVGTKNNIGYKIPVYLNDKEEFNPYMGCSSRFCITFMESGNGVLSVNSNQLHLASPCIICLNEAETVHLEHNNSIKARSIYFHPSFVNGVFNFENVRNYGYLDGAVHMDMDWFLPFIKRDLKYNGLIHIGPGTASNISILFGEIYRQIYEQNDFFWPCRSRSYFFELLFQIYRLYLERGMFKDTPAQSDDPFINQIITYITLNYKDKITLETISDIFHTNRTTVGENFFKATGMTIKKYIINVRVCMASVMLRDSMLPIEEIAERTGFSDTTHFGRVVKKHIGFTPSEYRDKYCSMK
- a CDS encoding UDP-N-acetylglucosamine 1-carboxyvinyltransferase, with the translated sequence MDKFVIRSQRALNGEVNISGAKNAAVAIIPAALLVDGPCKIENIPDISDVRVLIDIISKLGAEVRFDDENSISVNTQYLSCYSAPYDMVKSIRASYYLIGALLGRFKKAEVALPGGCDFGFRPIDQHIKGFEALGARVVIEHGIVKVQADKLVGAQIYLDVVSLGATINLMLAAVKAEGTTIIENAAKEPYVVDVANFLNAMGANVKGAGTDVIKIKGVEVLSGGLTHSIIPDMIEAGTFMVAGAATRGDVVVKNIIPKHVESLTAKLIEMNVKVIEGEDWIRVQGTDTISKANIKTLPYPGFPTDLHPLATILLCLADGISTVTEGVWDSRFQYVDELKRMGAKIKVEGRMALVEGSDFLTGAPVKATDLRGGAAMVIAALTAQGVTEVHNIRLIDRGYEKFDIKLRSLGADIMRVSESE
- a CDS encoding diaminopimelate dehydrogenase encodes the protein MSGKIRVGIVGYGNLGRGVEESINQNLDMELVAVFTRRSPESVVVKSKGCKVLNISEAETYKDKIDVMILCGGSATDLPEQGPDFAKMFNTVDSFDTHAKIPEYFDAVDAAAKKSEKTSTISVGWDPGLFSMNRMLAGAVLPVGNDYTFWGRGVSQGHSDAIRRIKGVKGGVQYTIPMEEAIKKVRSGVNPKLTTKEKHLRDCYVVAEEGADKSKIEQEIKNMPNYFADYETRVTFITEEELKSQHAAMPHGGFVIRSGNTGEGNKTNHIIEFSLKLDSNPEFTASVLVAYARATYRLSKEGQYGAKTVFDIPLAYLSPKSSAELIKELL
- a CDS encoding helix-turn-helix transcriptional regulator, which produces MKNRLKELRESLGLTQEQLGELVGVSRQAINAIETEKFEPSIWLAYDIGKIFHSPIEDVFLFEESERKSRAQQSRGVI
- a CDS encoding PH domain-containing protein — protein: MYKLFGRIASEALGLSDIGKIIDPKDFDKVEADDYVFHEDDEKIFFLIKSKADEYCFTNRALIHVDGKSAISKKRMLRRYEYFLYPIRNVFLETAGTVDLDVEIKFTMGDVPFSIDVDKKQVEKLKDLYKALFKISIITYENKIGLDYANQSIQYAVSSFSGLRAESKDVVQNFKDITDYSFEWLVTNRNKYVVEDFSDVFLKYINN
- a CDS encoding MBL fold metallo-hydrolase — translated: MIKFCSLFSGSSGNCLFVGTDRTKILIDAGVSGKRIIEALCSIGENPSDISAVLISHEHSDHIRSAGIISRKLDVPIYANFNTWGSMERSIGPVKVENKRFFNTGEELVIGDICVNTFSIPHDASDPVGFNFVVNNRKITTATDIGHINKKLLEHFDSSDLILLESNHDVEMLKVGPYPWSLKKRILGDNGHLSNEMAGKVIAYMAKKGTKKFLLGHLSRENNFPELAYQTVYNVLYENQICPGEDVELSVALRDRVGKVIEL